One region of Marivirga arenosa genomic DNA includes:
- a CDS encoding 5'-nucleotidase, lipoprotein e(P4) family → MRLLIIFIFSIGITACNQSLKNKTMSADEKLSLQLGNATVWFQQSAEMEALYLQAYDRAKMLLKLKMDTLSKSDLAPAVVLDLDETVLDNSPFEARLFLDGENYSPSSWEKWCKEAKAELLPGAADFLEFSDSLGVRIFYISNRKNEVFDETLKNLQNLNLPQSNANHLLLRTTTSDKTERRDSVKAGHQILLYIGDNLTDYSQIFADRDSNLGKDLVHKNKKELLNNFIMLANPMYGEWESAVYKNDYSKSASEKIELRKDILDPSY, encoded by the coding sequence ATGCGATTACTAATCATATTCATTTTTTCAATAGGAATTACAGCTTGCAATCAAAGTCTAAAAAATAAAACTATGAGCGCTGATGAAAAGCTCTCTTTACAACTGGGAAATGCTACCGTCTGGTTTCAGCAGTCTGCCGAGATGGAAGCTCTTTATCTGCAAGCTTATGATAGAGCAAAAATGCTTTTGAAATTGAAAATGGACACCTTATCGAAAAGTGATTTAGCACCAGCCGTTGTTTTAGATTTGGACGAAACTGTACTAGACAATAGCCCTTTTGAAGCCAGATTATTCTTAGATGGCGAAAACTACAGTCCCAGTAGTTGGGAAAAATGGTGCAAAGAGGCTAAAGCTGAATTATTACCAGGAGCAGCAGATTTTCTCGAATTTAGCGACTCACTAGGGGTTCGTATTTTTTATATCTCAAATAGAAAAAATGAAGTATTTGATGAAACTCTTAAAAACCTCCAAAATTTAAATCTTCCTCAATCAAATGCTAATCATTTACTTTTAAGAACTACTACGAGCGATAAAACTGAGAGAAGAGATTCCGTAAAAGCTGGTCATCAAATCTTATTATATATAGGGGATAATCTGACCGACTACAGTCAAATATTTGCCGACAGAGATTCAAATTTGGGTAAAGATTTAGTGCATAAGAATAAAAAAGAGCTGCTTAATAATTTCATTATGTTAGCTAACCCTATGTATGGTGAGTGGGAATCAGCTGTTTATAAAAACGATTACAGTAAATCCGCTTCTGAAAAAATTGAATTAAGAAAAGATATTTTAGACCCCTCCTATTGA
- the hemB gene encoding porphobilinogen synthase yields the protein MLIRPRRNRKSAAIREMVEETTLTTKDFIFPLFLLEGTNKKVEVDSMPGIYRFTLDLMLKEIEECLNMGIKAFDVFPVVDEKYKDKMATKSADPNFFYIKALKEIKSKFPEACIMTDVAMDPYSSDGHDGIVDENGNILNDETLDVLADMALAQAETGIDIIGPSDMMDGRVEYIRDALDENGFENTSIMSYCAKYASAFYGPFRDALDSAPKSGDKKTYQMNPANKHEAMIEAELDAQEGADFLMVKPALAYLDVIHLLKENNELPIAAYNVSGEYSLIKAAAEKGWLDGDATMMESLLSIKRAGADVILSYFAKEAAQILRS from the coding sequence ATGCTTATTCGTCCTAGAAGAAATAGAAAATCAGCCGCCATTCGTGAAATGGTGGAAGAAACCACACTTACTACTAAAGACTTTATTTTCCCTCTATTCTTATTAGAAGGTACCAATAAGAAGGTGGAAGTTGATAGCATGCCAGGCATTTACCGCTTTACATTAGACTTAATGTTAAAGGAAATTGAGGAATGCCTAAATATGGGAATAAAAGCATTTGATGTTTTTCCAGTCGTAGATGAGAAGTACAAAGATAAAATGGCTACCAAAAGTGCTGATCCGAATTTCTTCTACATAAAGGCCTTAAAAGAAATAAAATCTAAATTTCCTGAAGCTTGTATTATGACTGATGTCGCTATGGATCCTTATAGCAGTGATGGCCATGATGGAATTGTGGATGAAAATGGAAATATCTTAAACGATGAAACGCTGGATGTATTAGCCGATATGGCCTTAGCGCAAGCAGAAACAGGGATTGACATCATAGGCCCATCTGATATGATGGATGGTAGAGTGGAATACATAAGAGATGCATTAGATGAAAATGGCTTTGAAAACACTTCTATCATGAGTTATTGCGCTAAATATGCTTCTGCATTTTACGGTCCGTTTAGAGATGCATTAGATTCAGCTCCTAAGTCAGGAGATAAAAAAACTTACCAGATGAATCCTGCAAATAAACATGAAGCCATGATAGAGGCTGAACTTGATGCACAGGAAGGAGCTGATTTTTTAATGGTGAAACCAGCCTTGGCTTATCTTGATGTCATTCATCTTTTGAAAGAAAATAATGAATTACCGATTGCTGCATATAATGTAAGTGGTGAATATAGCTTAATTAAAGCGGCTGCAGAAAAGGGCTGGTTAGATGGTGATGCCACTATGATGGAAAGCCTTTTAAGCATAAAAAGAGCGGGAGCGGATGTGATTCTAAGCTACTTTGCAAAAGAGGCTGCTCAAATTTTAAGGTCTTAA